The segment GCGGCCCGCGGCGGCAAGTACAACCCAAACGACTCGCTGCCGAACGAGTTCGCGGAGGAAATCTCGGAGATCGACGCGGACATTAGCATGGCGGCGACGACCATCCCGGCGatcccgccgccgccgccagcccCCGCGCAGGGCGAGGTGGTCAGATACGGGGGCACAGGCGTGCGTCGGCACGACAGCGACACCAACCCTCGGTCGCTCAGCAGACCGGGCAACAGCCAGTACTACTACGGATGAGGCGAGGTTTGTGGGGGGTGCTCCATTATCCCACCGCCCCCCACGTACTGCATCTAGAGGACGCACGCACTTAGCACGGACAGAGTGCCGGTTGGTGGCTGTGATCATTTTAATAACTCATGCCTATGGTGTGCAGCTGGCTGGAGCCAACACCCGACGACGGCTTATTGAGGTGGAACCATAGAGTATGTCGTGCGGATGCTGTCGTGTTCACCTTATTCAATTTGAATGCCAACGAATGCATCTGATATGCTCAAAGAaacggaaaatatttattctactCTGTTTTGTTCGCGAGAAACTGAGTCAGTATTTTGACAGTGTGATTGTGAATAATTTCTTGATTGAtatcaaacatatttttctgcaatCGGTTGAAAATTGGGCCTATGTCCTTTGTGCTTGAagcgccaacagatggcgccaccaatcattcacaattttaaggcactccAGCTCAGAGTTCAGATTAAATTCAAGCgtacaaaatttgatataaaaattcagttcaaatgaaaatgatattgtttcatgtaaaatgttttcttacgCCGATAATGCTCAAAAGCAGGTTGAAATTCGAAATCGGAGATTAATAgctctaaaattgaaaatgaatggTGGTGTCTTCTGTTCTGTTCGCACCaaggatttttacaaatggaaaattaaatcatttttcgttTCAGATCGCttcaagaataataatttgctaAATTCTATTAAAATCTTGGTGCTCTAAAATTTGTACatctttaataaataaaattaatttgttatcaAATGATGGGAACAATATCAAATATGCAATTTAGTTCAGGATACCTGGAAACTTaacaaaacctaaaaattatctgGTTGTATAATGAACAGGGATTTAGATTTTGTATGATTTTACCTCAAACTTGCATAAAAGAGTTTTATATTCCTGCagataatttcaaacaaagtGCAACAATGCCAATGACTCGAGTGTTAGGTACTATTATATTTCTTTGACCATATATATCTTTACACATTTAGACGCGTACGGTTCAGCTGTACCGTAATGCGCACACACTCCCATGTGCTAGAGACTGAAATTGTGAGCGTTAATTAGGGTGAACAGGACGCTATCATATATGCTCTGTGCTCTGGATGTggcgtgaaaataatttcatcagaGCGTCGGAGTGCTGCTCATGGTGGTGGTTTGTTTGTGTGGACGAAAAAAGTGCTGGCGCGCAAGTGGAAAAGCGAATGGAAATATCACCCTGTTGCGCGGTGCGCGTGCTATTAAATTGATGTATATGTctcgttgttgttgtttgaCACGAACGATCACCCGACCCGTGTTtgacgagcgagcgaacgtGTGTGCGAGTGCGCCTCTCACTCGCTCCCTTGCTGCTGACAAACCCCGtgagaaaagattttatacACGCATTCAAAATCCCCTGTTTAAAAGCTCTCTGCCGctgtttatattaaaagtatttattattaaaaatatggtttGTTGTTTCTCTTCTTTTGAATACCTCTTGTTCGCTCGCAGAACattgaatttctcaaaaaagagATACCACTTTGTTAGCACAAAGCAAAGATTTCTTTGTGAGATGTGGattcagcaaatttgaaagggaaatttttgtcCCCTATATATAAACTATaaagattcaattttatgattttgtatgctgtttaataataatcacTAATTATTAGtaatgataattaaataaagagtaaaaaactagaaatcaaaattaaaatacttattttgtAGTCATCAACTGCTCAATAACATATCAGAAAACCAGCTGGAAATTGTAAATGGCTAATCAGCCggtaattttggaattttataaaGAAGCTACTCTGCCTCTGCttgctctcttttttaaatatcggTGTGATTTTTACTCCCTGCAGGCAGTTTATAGGCGAAAACTGGTGTCTCAATTATGGCGCACATTAATTACACGAGCACACAAGCCACCACAATGGGTGGCCAATCCTTTGAAGGACCATCGCTGCCTCCACACCAAGGACTTCACACGAAACACAAAGCATTCCTCCAGTGAAATCACACGTGATGGATAGATGCAGACCAGCAAGTTTAGTAGGCAAGTCAAAGTGCCTCATCCCTCTTAATTTTCAGCGGACTGACAAAATGAGCAGCCAACACTGACCCCCCCCTCCCTTTGTTGATTTCTCTGTCTTCCTGATACCGTTTCTTCAGGACAACTGCTTGAACCTTGTGAAAAATAcactggaaaatttaataacagaaTGTATCtttgttcaaaaaatattattacgtATGTTAAGTGATTACTACTgtgaaaagtggaaaaaacagCCACTCAACTCAGTTTCAGGGAAGTATTTCCTCAGGGCCCGCCATAAACCTATCTCAACCTGCCTCCACTTATATACCTCCTCTTGCAGTGACTAAATATACTATGAACGGCCATCCTCATATTCTATCCTTTCTTACATTACTGATGGATATTCAAATTTCGGACTATTTCcgtttttaaatccttttggACAGCTTCCTTTccagaaaaattcttttcgtACAACTTGCATCACCCCATTTAATGATAAAAGCATTATCACAGAAacaatttctcattttacCGTTTAACGAATCCAgcacataataataataaagtgtGTGATATATTATCAACTAAAAgctcaaaatatgaaattctttGGCTTCAATATTCATAATCATCAACAAGCATTGAAGCTTTAAATGATTACGAGGAAAAATACCTCGATTTATTCAGTGCGTTTTCACCGGTTCAACAGTCATGGAGACCTGCTGCTCCTTGTGTAAAAGACCCATGGGTGCAGATGCGCTTATGTGTAGATTCTGCCATGATTTTGGACCTATATCTCATCCTGATTTCTGCAAGCGCCCCCTGACATGTGTAGGTAAGATATTTTATCgcaaaatgcatattttccttaatatttaaaaatccgatTTCACAGTTAAAACATTCCGGGAGATGCCACCAATATTTCAGTGGACTTGGCTTCCGTCACCTGAACTAAATAAcagcttaaaataattatagagGCGTATCCTACGTGGAATTAGATGTCTGGTAATCAACGCTTTTTCACAAATGAAGCATTAGAAGACTTTCAGTTAAGAAATCAAAAGTTACCAATGtgtatttgcaaattttaacgCTCAAATAGATTCCAAGAGCACACATTAACAacataataatcatttttattaattgagaaTATATGCATATAAATGAAAGTAAGGTAACACAGTTGTAGAGCAAATAAAAGCATGGAAGATTCTGTtgctaaaaatagaaaagtttATTTGGCAGTGCATGCAACTGTCACGAAATTCCACCTcagtttttgccattttaaaattagtcaaATGCAACCTCGTTCTGGCATAAATTCTCCAAGTTGTTATTTTCACAGTGTAAAAACAATATCATATTGTGAGATAGTAGCAAAAGAGATTGCTTATGTACTAGCAAAGTACTTGACCTGTAAGACAAACAggcttgtagcgaaataaaaacacaatcaTTAACGTTACGTAACTTCGTAGTACTCTGTGCAACCGTGACTGGGCGCACCAAGTCGAAGAATGCCGACTGATCTGTCTTTCGAGCCAGTGACAAGATCTGAAAAAGAGAGACTTCCACTTAGAACCCACAatacgtaaaaattaaaattataaaaatattttagtcgTCTTTTTGGCACTATTTTAGCAATTTCCCACGTTTGGTCCatcaaaaaaggaatttaaatttaagctagATATTTAACTGTGGCTAAATTGGATGTAGgagaaaatcaagtttttaaattcacaaaaaaatttggcctgcttggaaaattttaaaatgattgttAGCTTTGAAACGATTATTTGACTTAGAAAGtgtatatttaaaagtaaaaactatcaagaaataaaaatcctccTGATTGATACCAATGCTTTGTAAGCCTGGAAAACAATCCAATTTTCTGTTTAAGTGTAGTAAAAATCGGTACTCACATTCATCGTACTGTGAAATGTCGAGGTCCTGTGCGTCCTGCCTGTGCTTAAAGACAGGTCCCAGGTACTTGTGATGGTTTGGGAAGCGGCGGTAGCGTCTGAGGACTCCGTCGTCACCCACTGAGTAAAGTAGGCCGCCGTTGGAAGTATACCTGTTGACATGTCAACGGACAGCGCATTGATCTCATGACGCCCAAGGCTGCGGGGGAGGGAATTCGTGTCTCACCTTAGCTTCCAGATGGGCGTCTCGCGGTTGTCCTTTAACTTTTCTCTGACGCCAAAGTCGGGCAGGTACGTCGAGACGATATCACCACCCGTCATGATGACACCTGCAATTCATTCATCACCGCGATCAATCTCATCTGCATAGAAATGCGAGCCAGGCTAAAATCACCCCTCGCAACTTAGGGCGCGCGGGGTGCAGCCAATTTTACGCTGTGACAGTTCTGCTCTCGTAAGAAAAGAATCTGCGGCTGACAACCAGCGTCGCCGACACATTTTAATTCTCTCACGGGAACAAGCAGGTTGGTCCAAAATACTTAAATTGTTTAAGTGAATTCGTGTGCAAGGGGAATAATAGAAGTGTgcgtttaaaacaaattaaaaacaatttgctatcaatttcttttgaaaaaatctcaatctctctcaattttattttagcataaATATCAAAGCAAGCGCACGCGAGCATTAGATTTTGTTTCCATGTGCggatgattattttaatctattcTGTGATTGGAAATGTCAATGGGACCTGATTTGATGATGTTCAGGATATAATAAAATCTGCAAGTTTTTTAAGTGAAGTTCTTCCCGGTCACttttccattaaatatttttcaactcaatttatgattaaaaagcTCCAGCTGAACGGGAaatatagtttaaataaattaaaagtgcatGGATCAAGTCCTAATAAAACCTGTCGTAAGTCTGCGGCAATACCTGCGCTTGAAAAATGGATCAGTGGTAAAAATTCGGGATTCGGTTAGCAAATTAAACCTGAGTCTCTTGGTTTCCGATTATCCAGAAAGTAAAAGTAATGAGTCAACCCAATTATAAAGAGAAAGTCCACATAAACTTTTgaactgaataaaaatgacaagatgttttcgattttattgttgaattaCCCATGGAACTCGTTGAACACGAAAATAAAACGGTCGAGCTTTGATCCAATAATATTCTCGAGGGAATCAAATCGTTTGCCGATTTTTGTTCCACCATTCCAAGTTCCCGACTAGCTCCTTTCCAGAAAACAAAGAACTTCCTAACTTAGCAGCTAAATTAAACAACAAGGATTGCGCGACGACggtttcatttcaatttgtccAACTTTTATTGTCGGCGCACAGCGAAATTAAAACGACGAGGACGTTGAGCTGCGTTCAAGTCTCAGAGAGAAGTCAGTCGGGGGCGAAAAGCACTCGCGCTACGTTTTCAcatgcatattttaaaactttctgaACAGATTAAATATGCAACTACTAGCAGCCATGCAATCAACTCGTCGGCAGCGCATTATTACGATTGTGCAAACACTAGTTAGTAGTTGCATTCTGAGCTAATTAGTTTTTGCGGAGTGAAAAGGGATGGTGACACAAgcggaaatttgcatttgtgaTTATCAACACCCTCAACCGCTGCAGCTGCGGTGAAGCGCGGACTGTCATTTGTGGGtgtttgcagattttttctggaGCAAAgcaatttaagattttttacgagttggcttttttcaattaccaAGAGGACATTACATGTACGGAAACGGGAAATTGCTTTGACGCCAGCTGTCATCAGGATGTGTGTTCTCTAATTTGAACGTATAAAAGCACAGCACATGTACAAAAAATCCGATGAATATTCATTCTGAACGATTCCACAGCACCAATGATTTTGCTGCCACTGGTTTTGCTTTCATGTGTgtcaatttacaataattaacaatattatttttgttggtaTGGCAGTTTTTCTACTCCAAAACAAACAAGTATATAACGCTTTCAATTATATGCAAAAGAGTCAAAAGCTGGCTAAGCAGCGTGTGCTTTCGCCAAATTGTAATGgacagtaataattaattctgcgCGAACCACACTTTCCATTATACACACTAAATGTTCACCAGAGGTAGGACCTAATTCATTTTGCTTATTATCCAATCATTTTATAGTATAACGCGTCAGTTTAGCTGTAAAATATAATGCGTTTTCCAAAAGCACTTCAATTGAATGTCAGTACATTCTGGCACATTtaggatatttaattttgagtttaatGCAACCTATTAACGTCATTATTTAGATCGCAGTGacaaaaatacgaaaaaataaaactaaagcCAGCGGTTTGATATGTTGTATTACTGCATGTTATGTTAgttaaagagataaaaaaagattgaaaatatttataaccaTATTACACTACCTTAAATCGTGAATTTAATGGCATCTATTCATGCCAAAATGCAATTGCGCTAAGAGATTGCtcagcggcacagtttctTTCGCTGTGCAATGTGTTTTTAATGTGTGACTCTGATACTTTCTTGGTTTCTGTTCATTTCAGATTTGCCCTGATGCGTTAAGTCATTGCTTATAAGAATTGTTAACCAATTCTCACTTTTACCGCCGTTCGCCAagtcattattaaaaaatgactttgtACAATTGTGATGAACTATAATTGTACGTGAGGAAAAacgttttaataaatgtatgaGATTACTGAAGCCAAATCTAGCCTTTCTTTGGCCGCGAACTAATAACAGCGAACAGCACACGCCGCCAGAGACGAGCCAAGCCCTGCGGAGGACCAACGATGCCCCTGAACCAACGTCAGAAAATGCGTCCCGTGAAGACATTCACTCATGTTTAAGAGGTGCTAAAGCCAGCAAAAAGCGAGTAGGTGTGTTTTTCCACGACTCTCTTATATGAAAGGAATGGTAAAGTTCACAGTTTAAATTCCATCGTGTGGTCAATTTAACCTCAACACATTGCTTATTTTGcattagtaaaataattaatataattagcATATGTATGCAGGAAATTACGAAAAAACTTTTTGACTCCCTCTTTGtcctaaaaaaatacataactGTTAATATCCGCTTCCTCTTCACattgttaattttgtattaagtCTTTAATAATCATTGTAGGTATTTATATCACTAGAGTTAACGCTTTGCTATTGTCAActagtttaattttgtaattttgagtTGTTATCACAGTCAGAAATTTATGTAGATGCAAAGTTTCTTTAGAAGGAGTAAGAAGTAGTGGTTACcgttcaataattttttgcttcatgtTCAATGCGAAAGTTTATCAAAGAAGAATGTTAATGAAGATGCACACTCACTGTTAAATCCGTCATCAGATTCGTCATTATAGGTTTCAGGCGAAGGGCAGATGGTGTTCACATGGTGATTGACTTCAAATGAGTGTAAAACTCGACCATCAAAAGTAGAAACCTAATAATACCCATCAAATTTAGAAGTGGATTGGTGTGATTGAATAAGTGTTTTACCTTGCAAGTACCATCGCCGCTCGCGCTGAGCAGGACGCTTTGGTGTCCTCGGGCCCATGGCCACGATGAATCAAGAAACGTCACATCACGAATCACACTGCTATGGAGctagaattaaaaagaaaaaaatacccgtaacaataaatttaccCTGCTGATCTGTTGTGAGAAATGCTACGTTGCTCCCTGTCAGAGCTGGGTCTGACATCGCgataaaatcaaactttgaATCTAATAATTGTTTAgcgattttttacaattttatcccgcagtaattaaatattggcaattttttttaattttataggtagaaaattcatttataagCCAAAGAGAAAACTTTATTGAGATagcagaaaaaatagtaataacatgaaaagggaaatattttaaattaaaaaaggattctCAAAATGCTGCTGTGTGGAATTGATGAGACAAAATCTCACATGATCTCGTTCTGATAAGCCGCACTTTTATCACCTTAGACTTCATCAGCAgtaaaaaatcactatttGCTGCTAGAAAATTTGGATCACTGGTAGCTGAAACTGACTGACTTAACTCACTTCTAAACATGGTTTCACCTATAACCGTCCAACCAAAACAtcggtattttttatttttaaaattctcttttaGTTTGAGATGGAAGATTATTGGAAACTTCTGTGTGTTACCTTACCGCTGCAAAACACCGAAAGAAAAGACATAGCATTTTGCAGAGTATTTCAACACTTATACGTTTTCCTATGCTTTTTGTGAACGACTTCAGTGCAAAAAGAACAGCGCAGAAACAGACGCTTTCATTCAGTGTGTCGCCACAAATTGAGTTCCCACCTGGTGCACACATATATGTTCCATAAATTCCATCCCAAGATAAGTACTATGGAAAATGATTTAGCGCCAGCAATATCATCTTTACCATGTAACTTTGTGGACTCATTTTCacaaaaaccaataaaaaggTTATGATTTATAATcgaaatgtaataaaaacatCTAATAAATTTGAGGATTCAATTATTGTGTTGAGAGTAGGGTTAAAATGCAAGACTTACATCATACAAAAAGTCGAGGGGCAGTGGCATGCGCAAGTCGAGCAGCGTGAGGCCCTTGCCATTGACGGCGACTGATACAGCCATGTTGGGACACACTGGGTCGGTAGCCAGCCCAGTCCTGTCTCGGCCGTTGAAGGCACAGTTGTCGTACGACAGTAGCTGGTCGCCTCTCTCTACATCGACGACCGCCACTCGCCGAACAGTGGTTGCAgccaaaatcttaaaaatggaACACTCACGCTTTCAAGGATGCACGTGCATTTACGCAACAGAAACAGTTACATAAATATACTCTTTCATTCATGACTAAAGCACAGATTAACACCAAGAGCGGCCGTAAAAACTGTCTTCTTAAGTATATTTTCTCAAGTCTCTTTTACTACtcaagttcattttttaagtgcTCTGACCTTGCTGCCATCAGAGGTGAATCGGACTGCGTTTATGTTTCTGGCCAAGGTCAGGGTGGTGATCTGGTAGGTGACCAACATCTCCGCCCGCAGAGCCGAATACAAAATTAGCCTTCCATCGTAGGCAccagagcaaaataaatagcgGTCCTATCCAAATCATATGTTACTTTGTTATACATCTCTGCTAGGTAAAAAATAACCTTTGGACTGAAAGCCACTCCACGCACGCTGCCTTGGTGGTACTTGAGGAACTTGGGAGTTCCTTCTTGCTGCATGGCTCACTCTTTTGGCACTGTGCTCTTAAGTATCATATATAACACCATTGTGGAAGATTACGATCTTACACCAcctaaaaaatagcaattatgTTATACAAGTTGTTTTCGATAAAATACATATGTGTAGATTATGCCTTacgttaaatataattttgataaattgaatTCCAGGGTTGAAGTTTTTGGCACAAACCAAACCGCAATTTTGGTCCATagcaattaatataaataaaatcacgacaaattaaagagaaaggAGAATAACTTAACGtccaagagtaaaaaaattgcgaGCAGCCATAAAAACAATTAGCAATTCGCAATACTCTGCTCACCTAAGCATAAAGACAGCAAATATCAGCTAGTCGAGAGCCCCTCCATGGGCAGGAAGATGTAGGTACGAGCGTTTCGGCAACGAGTCGGCCGTTCAGCTGCCGAAATCAGCCAGAGCCCCCTCGCGTCGCCTCACAGGTCACCTCAATGCGAGAAGTAACCCTGTTCCGAAGCGAGGGGTAAGCAAAAACCACCGTGTTTCGGACGCGACGTGAAGCGTGAAGAGACGGCCGAAAATCAGACTGAGGTAAGATCCCGTCGTCTGTCAAAAGGAGGCGTGGCGATAAATAGATACACGGCCGAGAGCCAGCTGGGGTCGTCGGGGAGGAGGAGCAGGGAGCAGTGTGTCTCTCGCACACACTCTGCTGTTTTCGCTGTTATTTTTAGCCCTAATTATGATCTGCCCATTAGCGAATGTTCATTAACAAAGGCCAGCTATTAAGGTAAACCATCTGATGCATGAGGGAGCACGATAATCTAGCGCGGGCGCCCAATTCTGGCATTTAGAAACACTCTCTTGTTGTCACATGACCTTCGTGCTTTTTCAATGCGGCATTGACGGCCGCGATTTTGCCGCTGCCGGGCCTTTTCTCCATCTACGCAGCGCTTATTCCATTCTATCTTGCAGAGATTCAGAGAGACAACATGTTTGCGGAGGAGATTTTCAGCCTGAGGCCGCTGCTGGCGACGGAGGAGCACGAGATCAAATTGTGCGCTCAGCGCAGAAACGGacagcaacaaatttttggacTTGTCACTGGGTAAGACGAATTGATCGGTTTATTGATTGGCGATTGATGCTGTTTAATCTACGCTTTTATATGCATCTAGATTAGCTCCAAAAATTGTGCCATGGGCCTAATTCGCGCTGCCCACTGAATCTGTTTGTCTTGGACTAAAATCAATACTGccattaacatttttttctctgtagGAACAACCGTTTGCTGCTTTACTACATACATTCTGACAGAGAGCTATCAGTGATCAAAGATGTTCTGTGGCACTTGGAACCAACTCAACAAATCTGCTGCCTCGCCTTCGATCCTAGTGGCATTTGGCTCGCTGTTTCCTGTAACATCTACTCGCTCggttggatttaaattataacataGTCTTTTTGCAGGCTGTGATAGCTCACTATGCATAGTTCCTGCACTTGCCCTTGTTGACCCTGAGGCTGCTCTTGACCTCCGCTGGCAGACAAGTGACATCACAAAGCTGCTAACCACCAAACTCCGACCAGTGGCAACGTCCATTGTCTGGTGGAATAGCCTGGATGGACAGCATGTGGCCATCCTGGGCTCTGAGAATGGCCAAATCACGTTTGTCAGTCTGACAACTGGCAATGATTTAGGACGCACATTTGTCACTGGGGAGATCAATTCGCTGCAACTGTGTCTCGACAATAGCCTTGACCTTGTCTTTCTTATTGTGAGTGCATATCAgttgaagtttatttttaattatttaccatTATTGCGTGACCCTAATATCTGAAAAATCCAATGTCGTGGAGCGCAGtcatgtaaaaaattcatatcttaatttttcctctcgcagATCTCTGGGCCGAAAAGCCAGTGGAGATTAATTTTGGAGCAAAGATCTATTGGCTACTGTTGGCCGCTGGAACACATTGAGGGAGATGGTTTGATGCCGATACCAGTTCGCTCCCGACTGCAAAATCTGAAGCACCTTTCAGTCGATAAAATGGCCTCGCTGAAGCAAATGCTGGTCGAGACCAAGAAAGGTGGAACTAGCAGTGCAAAAAAGGGTCAGTTTTGTAACATATATTTTACTCTCTTGCATTTTACAGTGGTAATGTTTCAGCTCCTGATGAGCCTAGTAGTAAAGAAATTAGCACCACGCCTGTTGCTTTACAAGGACCTGAAATTTACTCGTTTCAGTATTCCAAGGAACGATATTTAATCTCCACCTACAATCCTTCTATACAGTTATTAAAAGTgagttaatttataatatttttacaaagtgTTAACTTCTCTTGGTGACAGATTTACCCTGCTGGTACAGGAGAAGAGAAAATTCTTTATGTTCACAAAATTCCATCAGATGGAAAACCCATCCTCTACGCTGACCGATTCATTTTGCTCTCTAACACAGAGAGAAGctctatttatatttcatcCTGCCACCTTTCAGAAGTAAAGCCTGATCTGGTGAGTACacattaaaaatgtcaatattttttacttatttatattttaaggagCAAAGCACAGAGTCTGTTGTACAATCCTTTGATCTCGGAGCTGGAGAACAAGTAATTGCGATGTACAAGAGACTGCGAAGCACAATTGCAGATAGCGACAGTAATCTAGGTGGACAGGAAAATCCAAGTACAGAAACGTTTATTGTGATCACATCTAGAAATGTTTTTGAGGTTGCCCCCACGTAAGTTGTCATTAATTTCTCTtgaataaatgtaatattatgcTTACTAAATAATCATGTATTGGCAGAAAACCGCCTGCAGAGCTTTTCATGCAAATGGCCTTGGACAGCAATCAGCTTGAGAATGCTGAACGGTTGGCTGTATTGTTTGGACTGAACTTGCAGACCCTCTTGGAAGCTGCTGCTGACCAAAAGTTGGAGGAGAGGCAGTTTTCCCATGCAATCACACTTTACAAGCTTTCAAAAGTGAGTTAGCTGATTTCCTGCTGAGTCTAAAACACACCTCTTTACTCTTTTAAACTCTGTAGACCGGCTCATTTCAACTTCTTGTCATTTTCAGTGTCGTTTTCTCAAAAGTGCtctgaaatttgcaaaaagtggCCATCCCAATGAGCTCCTGAGctacattcaaattttgctttctgCCAGAGACACTGAGCTCTCTCAGTCTGAAAAGCTGCACTTATCCAACCTGGCCATGATGTCTTTTGCAGAACAAGTACTGCGCCAGTCTGCTCAGGAAGGCACTCCTCTTTTCAGCAAATACTTGTAACATTTCTGCATTCAATATGGAATTGCCACTCATAAATTTGATTACTCAGATCATTTTTGAAGTCCAATCTTTTCTACGATGAAGTTTTGGCTGTGAATATTGCCGGTCAGACGAAAACCTGGAAGGTTCTACATTTCTTAGCTACAAACCGAGGCCTGTATCCAGAAGTGCTGGACATTTTGCTGAAAGTCAAGCCAAGAGACAGTTAGTTCATGTTCATATCGCGCCAAACATAAGTGTAACCATGTTGCTAGGTTTAGTTTGGGACTGTCTGAGTGATCCTGAAATGCTTCAACCGCTGCTCTTGAACAATAAGCGAGCCAAGCTTCACATGCAGCTTGTGACTGCCCAACTGCCTTTCTTAGAGCTTGATGTGTTGCAGGCAAATAATCTCACTAGTCATATACTTTGTCTCAACTAATATTTTATCGTTATGTCACAGAAACTGTCGGCTTTGTACAATCCTTACTCGCctaaattcaaaagttttttgGACGCAGCTTACCAACAAAAGGTTTACAAGAACTCTGGAACCCTAACCTATAACAGAGTAAGCTTCAGCTTTCCTTTCTTACAATTTTGCTGACcatattttccaggaaaatacTCAAATCCaagaatttgttgaaatttttatttgcatcatGCTGCAATTGTTGAAGAACAAATCCTCCCCCTACCTCAACAGTTTGGTCAAGATGTTTAAGCCAGAGCCAAATATTAAGGTTTGgaattgctttttaatgctTTCTGGATTACTGACGTTTTTATTAGACTAAGAAAAACGTTGCGCCAGCTTGTGGGCACAAAATCCTCAGCGCTGGATTCTCTCATGCTGGCCTGGTCCGAGGCAAACAAC is part of the Cloeon dipterum chromosome 1, ieCloDipt1.1, whole genome shotgun sequence genome and harbors:
- the ca gene encoding uncharacterized protein ca isoform X1; translation: MFAEEIFSLRPLLATEEHEIKLCAQRRNGQQQIFGLVTGNNRLLLYYIHSDRELSVIKDVLWHLEPTQQICCLAFDPSGIWLAVSCCDSSLCIVPALALVDPEAALDLRWQTSDITKLLTTKLRPVATSIVWWNSLDGQHVAILGSENGQITFVSLTTGNDLGRTFVTGEINSLQLCLDNSLDLVFLIISGPKSQWRLILEQRSIGYCWPLEHIEGDGLMPIPVRSRLQNLKHLSVDKMASLKQMLVETKKGGTSSAKKAPDEPSSKEISTTPVALQGPEIYSFQYSKERYLISTYNPSIQLLKIYPAGTGEEKILYVHKIPSDGKPILYADRFILLSNTERSSIYISSCHLSEVKPDLEQSTESVVQSFDLGAGEQVIAMYKRLRSTIADSDSNLGGQENPSTETFIVITSRNVFEVAPTKPPAELFMQMALDSNQLENAERLAVLFGLNLQTLLEAAADQKLEERQFSHAITLYKLSKCRFLKSALKFAKSGHPNELLSYIQILLSARDTELSQSEKLHLSNLAMMSFAEQVLRQSAQEGTPLFSKYLSFLKSNLFYDEVLAVNIAGQTKTWKVLHFLATNRGLYPEVLDILLKVKPRDSLVWDCLSDPEMLQPLLLNNKRAKLHMQLVTAQLPFLELDVLQKLSALYNPYSPKFKSFLDAAYQQKVYKNSGTLTYNRENTQIQEFVEIFICIMLQLLKNKSSPYLNSLVKMFKPEPNIKTKKNVAPACGHKILSAGFSHAGLVRGKQLYMWGNSVQGCLGCGPTMIKFMVPKSLDLFTGLGVHVHSISCGKNHSLALTSNGVYSWGSSQFGQLGFGITSHSSHPRLIESLSDEDIIQVSAGQYHSLALSKSGKVFAWGWGVHGQLGNGSTDDQNVPMPIATLAHKVVVQVCGAHGHSVVLTDDGEVWAFGSGAFGQLGAPNLPKSSVPLLIDLPEKIRLIACGYFHCLAVSTTENLYTWGSSYQALRLHAQAQKRARILQEKQFVPDSAQEEEIIAHPPQFSPSLIDTSQVQGTIVQISCGFHHSLLLDSKSEVYSWGRGIDGQLGQANRKEISAPLALPSLSGRNIVAIDAGADFSLAIDKSGALISWGSNSHSQLGTIPQESKRNNMEGKLVKYKNMKRVIKIPAGRQAIVETPTDVISFPQILSFAEEDDEEQQECAPVWNTKDLPFDAEGLHFVLEALQDLYDPSKILSKCLEAENYQAAAKVASLQKNYAVALTYQLTALSKGGNSHCSSLSSLDSPQGAIYCFTVEGGSEQRADEGQELPKESMAGEASNIVEHYIDFIESESHCVIKKLLEQGIDFWLNHSLPMGHLEELFMKHITKFSMPLGLMLFCSSTKEDSQLWSQLSTSFCLQLCKDILSGMNEKKVIPEYVELLSQVTAHHGGERAELESWKREPQSLVDSVPDKGMFMTLHESSSSQSEEQLIFTCGHRYGLDTFHRSLLPEIELALLRLNQPLPTTASILRELFSLNPLVKLACPVCVLSHLQESSM